Proteins from a single region of Bombus vancouverensis nearcticus chromosome 5, iyBomVanc1_principal, whole genome shotgun sequence:
- the LOC117160173 gene encoding RNA-binding protein 24 isoform X2, whose amino-acid sequence MLMPGAAGLSAVGAVGAVGAPGPDELVSGLGALAGTTPQQKDTTWTKLFVGGLPYHTTDKSLREHFNVYGDIEEAVVITDRQTGKSRGYGFVIMGDRPAAERACKDPNPIIDGRKANVNLAILGAKPRGNLQATFPFAAGIRAGYPAVLPGQYGVPPGYVYQSPYLAAAAPGGLVPLPATQLTHAAAMAAASQFYEYQNVAAAAATYPGTSYNFAEAYPYTSAAAAANAAAASYVTPYTYATLPGAAAGLPAAAAAAATAAGAAFPGLPYQTTPQEARLQ is encoded by the exons ATGTTGATGCCTGGTGCCGCTGGTCTCAGTGCCGTCGGTGCGGTTGGCGCTGTTGGGGCGCCAGGGCCGGACGAACTAGTCTCGGGCCTTGGTGCGTTAGCTGGTACTACGCCTCAACAAAAAGATACTACTTGGACAAAACTTTTTGTCGGAGGTTTACCCTACCACACAACTGACAAAAGTCTCAGGGAACATTTTAACGTATATGGTGATATCGAGGAAGCCGTGGTCATTACCGATAGGCAGACTGGGAAAAGTAGAGGCTATGGTTTC GTGATCATGGGAGACAGGCCAGCAGCAGAGAGGGCGTGCAAAGACCCTAACCCTATAATCGACGGTCGCAAAGCAAACGTCAACCTGGCAATTCTAGGAGCTAAGCCCAGGGGTAATCTACAAGCGA CATTCCCGTTCGCTGCTGGCATTCGAGCTGGATACCCCGCAGTTCTTCCTGGCCAATATGG GGTGCCACCAGGTTACGTGTACCAATCGCCTTACCTGGCGGCTGCGGCGCCAGGTGGTTTGGTACCGCTTCCGGCGACACAGTTGACCCATGCAGCGGCAATGGCAGCAGCGTCACAATTTTACGAGTACCAAAACGTCGCGGCAGCGGCCGCCACGTATCCGGGAACATCGTACAATTTCGCCGAGGCGTATCCTTATACCAGCGCCGCCGCGGCTG CGAACGCAGCAGCAGCAAGTTACGTGACACCGTATACGTATGCAACGTTACCAGGTGCAGCAGCAGGATTACCAGCAGCAGCGGCTGCAGCTGCAACAGCGGCAGGCGCGGCCTTCCCAGGACTCCCGTATCAAACGACGCCTCAGGAAGCAAGATTGCAATAG
- the LOC117160173 gene encoding RNA-binding protein 38 isoform X1 codes for MLMPGAAGLSAVGAVGAVGAPGPDELVSGLGALAGTTPQQKDTTWTKLFVGGLPYHTTDKSLREHFNVYGDIEEAVVITDRQTGKSRGYGFVIMGDRPAAERACKDPNPIIDGRKANVNLAILGAKPRGNLQATFPFAAGIRAGYPAVLPGQYGVPPGYVYQSPYLAAAAPGGLVPLPATQLTHAAAMAAASQFYEYQNVAAAAATYPGTSYNFAEAYPYTSAAAAGMCLKSVQSKDSNGLIHHHQQHNGSSPAVLARQRLEKALLPPFLPSVLRSNANAAAASYVTPYTYATLPGAAAGLPAAAAAAATAAGAAFPGLPYQTTPQEARLQ; via the exons ATGTTGATGCCTGGTGCCGCTGGTCTCAGTGCCGTCGGTGCGGTTGGCGCTGTTGGGGCGCCAGGGCCGGACGAACTAGTCTCGGGCCTTGGTGCGTTAGCTGGTACTACGCCTCAACAAAAAGATACTACTTGGACAAAACTTTTTGTCGGAGGTTTACCCTACCACACAACTGACAAAAGTCTCAGGGAACATTTTAACGTATATGGTGATATCGAGGAAGCCGTGGTCATTACCGATAGGCAGACTGGGAAAAGTAGAGGCTATGGTTTC GTGATCATGGGAGACAGGCCAGCAGCAGAGAGGGCGTGCAAAGACCCTAACCCTATAATCGACGGTCGCAAAGCAAACGTCAACCTGGCAATTCTAGGAGCTAAGCCCAGGGGTAATCTACAAGCGA CATTCCCGTTCGCTGCTGGCATTCGAGCTGGATACCCCGCAGTTCTTCCTGGCCAATATGG GGTGCCACCAGGTTACGTGTACCAATCGCCTTACCTGGCGGCTGCGGCGCCAGGTGGTTTGGTACCGCTTCCGGCGACACAGTTGACCCATGCAGCGGCAATGGCAGCAGCGTCACAATTTTACGAGTACCAAAACGTCGCGGCAGCGGCCGCCACGTATCCGGGAACATCGTACAATTTCGCCGAGGCGTATCCTTATACCAGCGCCGCCGCGGCTGGTATGTGTTTGAAAAGTGTCCAGAGCAAGGACAGCAACGGGCTGATACACCACCACCAGCAGCACAACGGTAGCAGCCCTGCGGTGCTGGCACGCCAACGATTGGAGAAAGCTCTCCTGCCGCCCTTTCTGCCGTCCGTGCTACGTAGCAACG CGAACGCAGCAGCAGCAAGTTACGTGACACCGTATACGTATGCAACGTTACCAGGTGCAGCAGCAGGATTACCAGCAGCAGCGGCTGCAGCTGCAACAGCGGCAGGCGCGGCCTTCCCAGGACTCCCGTATCAAACGACGCCTCAGGAAGCAAGATTGCAATAG